A genomic region of Gammaproteobacteria bacterium contains the following coding sequences:
- a CDS encoding thymidylate synthase has translation MKNYLQLLQTLLDQGATKTDRTNTGTRSLFGYQMRFDLSKGFPMVTTKKLHLKSIIHELLWFLAGDTNIKYLQDNGVRIWNEWADENGDLGPVYGYQWRSWPTSDGRKVDQIKNAIQQIKETPDSRRIIVNSWNVGEIENMALPPCHCLFQFYVADNKLSCQLYQRSADVFLGVPFNIASYALLTMMMAQVCDLKVGDFVHTFGDAHLYSNHIEQAKEQVSRTPYSLPTMKINPDIKNIFEFTYDDFELTDYQAHPHIKAPVAV, from the coding sequence ATGAAAAACTATCTTCAATTATTGCAAACTCTCCTGGATCAAGGAGCTACAAAAACAGACCGAACCAATACGGGAACAAGAAGCCTGTTTGGTTATCAAATGCGTTTTGATTTATCCAAAGGCTTTCCTATGGTAACAACCAAGAAACTGCATCTTAAATCAATTATTCATGAATTATTGTGGTTTCTTGCCGGTGATACCAATATCAAATACTTACAAGATAATGGTGTGAGAATTTGGAATGAATGGGCTGACGAAAACGGTGATTTAGGACCGGTATACGGTTATCAATGGCGTTCTTGGCCAACTTCTGATGGCAGAAAAGTCGATCAAATCAAAAATGCCATTCAACAAATCAAAGAAACACCGGACTCCAGACGTATTATTGTCAATTCATGGAATGTCGGTGAAATTGAAAACATGGCTTTGCCGCCTTGTCATTGTCTGTTTCAGTTTTATGTTGCAGATAACAAGCTATCATGCCAACTCTACCAACGCAGCGCTGATGTTTTTTTAGGTGTTCCATTTAACATCGCTTCATACGCACTGCTTACCATGATGATGGCACAAGTATGTGACTTAAAGGTCGGAGATTTTGTTCATACATTTGGTGATGCTCACCTCTACTCCAATCATATTGAACAAGCTAAAGAGCAAGTTTCAAGAACACCCTATTCTCTACCAACTATGAAGATAAATCCTGATATCAAGAATATATTCGAGTTTACATATGACGATTTTGAATTAACTGATTATCAGGCTCACCCTCATATCAAAGCACCGGTTGCAGTATGA
- a CDS encoding N-acetylornithine carbamoyltransferase, which produces MMYKNFINTEDWSKSEIEGLIDVAKQLKDSPFHQNFKNKSFALLFLNPSMRTRTSFELGIQQLGGTAIVLQPGKDAWGIEFEERIVMNGDAEEHIKEVAAVLSTYVDAIAIRAFPKFQNWDYDKQDNVIKSFVKYSSVPIINMETIVHPCQELALMMTMKKHLGEVENKKFLLTWTYHPKPLNTAVANSALSIASKFGMDVTLLCPNKDYLLDKKYLKIAEENCQQQGSTLTISHDIEESYNNADFVYAKSWGALPYYGNPEEEFKIRRQYAHFMVDEHKMSLTNQAKFSHCLPLRRNIKATDAVMDSDYCVAIEEAENRLHAQKAMMLNLFGEKI; this is translated from the coding sequence ATTATGTATAAAAACTTTATCAACACCGAAGACTGGTCGAAGTCAGAGATTGAAGGCTTAATTGATGTTGCCAAGCAACTAAAAGATTCCCCTTTCCACCAAAATTTCAAAAACAAATCATTTGCTCTTTTGTTCTTGAATCCATCCATGAGAACACGAACTTCCTTTGAGTTGGGAATACAACAATTAGGCGGAACAGCCATCGTCCTGCAACCCGGAAAAGATGCTTGGGGAATCGAGTTTGAGGAAAGAATTGTGATGAATGGCGATGCCGAAGAGCACATCAAGGAAGTTGCAGCTGTTTTATCAACTTATGTCGATGCGATTGCTATCAGAGCTTTCCCAAAATTTCAGAATTGGGATTACGATAAACAGGATAATGTCATCAAGTCCTTTGTAAAGTATTCCAGTGTGCCTATTATCAACATGGAAACCATTGTTCATCCTTGCCAAGAACTGGCTTTGATGATGACAATGAAAAAACATTTGGGAGAAGTTGAGAATAAAAAATTTCTGCTGACATGGACTTACCACCCAAAACCATTAAATACCGCTGTTGCAAACTCGGCTTTATCTATTGCTTCCAAATTTGGTATGGATGTGACATTACTTTGTCCCAATAAAGATTATCTACTGGATAAAAAATATCTAAAGATTGCCGAAGAAAACTGCCAGCAACAAGGTTCAACTTTAACAATTTCACACGATATCGAAGAGTCCTATAACAATGCTGATTTTGTCTATGCAAAAAGTTGGGGAGCACTACCCTACTACGGAAACCCCGAGGAAGAATTTAAAATCCGACGTCAATATGCCCATTTCATGGTTGATGAACATAAAATGTCACTGACCAATCAGGCTAAATTCAGTCATTGTCTTCCACTCAGAAGAAATATCAAGGCAACGGATGCAGTCATGGATAGTGATTACTGTGTGGCTATCGAAGAAGCAGAAAACAGACTGCATGCACAAAAAGCGATGATGTTAAATTTGTTTGGAGAAAAAATATGA
- a CDS encoding DUF2238 domain-containing protein has translation MMKSHIYKTIWLLIFSSVLIWSAIEPKDKFTWFLEVLPAIIAIIILAFTYKSFPLTPLLYILILIHSIILMVGGHYTYAEVPLFDWLKETYDLTRNNYDKLGHFAQGFVPAILARELFIRHNVVSGVWWRRYLIVSVCLAFSAFYELIEWWVAVASGDEAVAFLGTQGYVWDTQSDMAWAMFGSILSLLILTKLHDKQLKKLSN, from the coding sequence ATGATGAAATCCCATATCTATAAAACTATCTGGTTGTTAATTTTCTCGTCTGTACTCATTTGGTCAGCCATAGAGCCCAAAGACAAGTTCACATGGTTTTTAGAGGTGCTACCCGCAATTATAGCAATCATCATACTTGCATTCACATACAAAAGCTTTCCATTAACTCCGTTACTGTATATTTTGATATTAATTCACAGCATTATTCTTATGGTTGGAGGTCATTACACTTACGCCGAAGTCCCTTTGTTTGACTGGCTCAAAGAGACTTACGATTTAACAAGAAATAATTACGACAAACTGGGTCATTTTGCTCAAGGATTTGTCCCGGCAATTTTAGCCAGAGAATTATTTATCAGGCATAATGTTGTTTCCGGAGTATGGTGGAGAAGGTATTTAATTGTCAGTGTTTGTCTGGCATTCAGTGCTTTCTATGAGCTTATCGAATGGTGGGTTGCTGTCGCATCAGGAGATGAAGCTGTAGCATTCTTGGGAACTCAAGGATATGTCTGGGACACGCAATCGGATATGGCATGGGCAATGTTTGGGTCGATTCTTTCCTTATTAATTCTCACAAAACTGCATGACAAACAACTGAAAAAATTAAGCAATTAA
- a CDS encoding dihydrofolate reductase, which yields MKITTNLTIIVAMDENNLIGKDNSLPWHLPADLKYFKQQTLNKTILMGRKTCESLPFVLPQRRNVVLTRNVEFTREGFEIIHKLDSINDYEGEVMIIGGAMIYKLLMPYVNKLLITKIHHQFDGDTNFSWNPADWKIASQLDCQTDEKNLYNYSFMEYHRK from the coding sequence ATGAAAATAACAACGAATCTGACAATTATTGTTGCTATGGATGAAAACAACCTCATTGGAAAGGATAATTCACTTCCCTGGCATTTACCTGCAGATTTAAAATATTTCAAACAGCAAACACTCAATAAAACCATTCTTATGGGTCGAAAAACATGTGAATCACTTCCCTTTGTACTTCCTCAAAGAAGAAATGTGGTTCTAACAAGGAATGTCGAGTTTACCCGTGAAGGATTTGAAATCATTCATAAACTGGATAGCATTAATGATTACGAAGGTGAAGTGATGATAATTGGTGGAGCAATGATTTACAAATTACTAATGCCTTATGTGAATAAATTACTCATTACTAAAATACATCATCAATTTGATGGAGACACCAATTTCAGTTGGAATCCTGCTGACTGGAAAATAGCTTCACAATTGGATTGTCAGACTGATGAAAAGAATCTCTATAATTACAGTTTTATGGAGTACCATAGAAAATGA
- a CDS encoding 4-phosphoerythronate dehydrogenase: MKILADENIPLVNDFFSHIGEITTKPGRQICNQDLLDIDVLLVRSVTKVDKNLLQNTPVKFVASATSGVNHVNLSDLSTLGIGFANALGSNANSVAQYVISAICYWCQQQDRNIHDVTVGIVGYGNVGKTLKKYCDMLGILTVINDPPLQDLNPQLMKFSSLPESLCCEVVSFHTPLTFDGKHSTYQFINQNTLQFLKNDALLINSSRGEVIDELALLKFKQKNEGLQLILDVWNGEPNINLQLLKYSLLATPHIAGYSYDGKVRGTEMIYQACCDYFGIYRAEVVIDDAKFPKQIFVELNSSNSIFKDVLSAYDIVSDSQKLQKILNHPELQSGEYFDSLRKNYPIRREWLY, encoded by the coding sequence ATGAAGATTCTTGCAGATGAGAATATTCCTTTGGTGAATGATTTTTTTTCACATATTGGAGAGATAACAACTAAGCCTGGTCGGCAAATATGCAATCAGGATTTGCTTGATATTGATGTTTTGCTTGTGCGCTCTGTGACTAAAGTTGATAAAAATTTATTGCAAAATACTCCTGTTAAATTTGTTGCTTCAGCGACAAGTGGTGTCAATCATGTCAATTTATCAGACTTAAGTACTTTAGGAATTGGATTTGCAAATGCTCTGGGAAGCAATGCCAACTCGGTCGCTCAGTATGTGATTTCTGCAATTTGTTATTGGTGTCAGCAGCAAGATAGAAACATCCATGATGTCACGGTGGGAATTGTCGGCTATGGCAATGTCGGTAAAACTTTGAAAAAATACTGTGATATGTTAGGTATTTTAACAGTTATCAATGATCCGCCATTACAAGATTTAAATCCTCAGCTGATGAAGTTTTCGTCATTACCGGAGTCTCTCTGTTGTGAAGTTGTTAGTTTTCACACGCCTTTGACTTTCGATGGAAAACATTCTACTTATCAGTTTATCAATCAAAATACTTTGCAGTTCCTAAAAAATGATGCTCTTTTAATTAATTCTTCTCGTGGTGAGGTTATTGATGAATTGGCATTGCTTAAATTTAAACAGAAAAACGAAGGTTTACAGCTTATTCTTGATGTCTGGAATGGCGAACCGAATATCAATTTACAACTGTTGAAATATTCCTTATTGGCAACTCCGCATATTGCGGGATATAGCTATGACGGAAAAGTCAGAGGAACGGAGATGATATATCAGGCTTGTTGTGATTATTTTGGAATATATAGAGCAGAAGTTGTAATTGATGACGCAAAGTTTCCAAAGCAAATTTTTGTTGAATTAAATAGTTCAAACTCAATTTTCAAAGATGTGTTATCAGCTTATGATATTGTCAGTGACAGTCAAAAACTGCAAAAAATACTCAATCACCCGGAACTGCAAAGTGGTGAATACTTCGATTCACTGAGAAAAAATTATCCGATTCGTAGAGAATGGCTATATTAA
- the gap gene encoding type I glyceraldehyde-3-phosphate dehydrogenase, whose product MTIRVAINGYGRIGRCIVRALYEYNRKDEIQIVAVNDLAGIDVSAHITQYDTAHGKFNAVVDHTSDELIINGDKIKYYSETDPEKLPWAELEVDLVMDCTGRFKSRELASKHLNAGAKKVLISAPAKGEVDATIVYGVNDNVLKPEHQIVSNASCTTNCLAPLVKPLHDAIGVESGLMTSIHAYTNDQVLSDTAHADLHRARSATMSQIPTSTGAAKAVGLVLPELNGKLDGFAMRVPTINVSIVDLVFQASRPTTIEEVNSIMLKASQQMPRILGYNDKPLVSIDFNHNPASSTFDASLTNIKNGTLVQVFSWYDNEWGFSNRMIDTALKMMSF is encoded by the coding sequence ATGACAATTCGTGTTGCAATTAACGGTTATGGTCGTATCGGGCGTTGTATTGTTCGTGCTTTGTATGAATACAATCGAAAAGATGAAATTCAAATCGTTGCTGTCAATGATTTGGCGGGAATTGATGTTTCAGCACATATTACCCAATATGACACCGCTCATGGTAAGTTTAATGCTGTGGTGGATCATACTAGTGATGAATTGATTATCAATGGTGACAAAATCAAATATTATTCCGAAACCGATCCTGAGAAATTACCTTGGGCTGAATTGGAAGTTGACTTGGTTATGGATTGTACCGGTCGTTTCAAAAGCCGTGAGTTGGCAAGCAAGCACCTGAACGCTGGTGCAAAAAAAGTCCTCATATCAGCTCCGGCAAAAGGTGAAGTCGATGCCACAATTGTTTATGGCGTTAATGATAATGTACTAAAACCGGAACACCAAATCGTTTCCAATGCTTCTTGCACCACCAACTGTTTAGCTCCGCTTGTGAAGCCTTTGCATGATGCCATTGGTGTCGAATCCGGTTTAATGACTTCTATTCATGCTTATACTAATGATCAGGTCTTATCCGACACTGCCCACGCAGATTTACATCGTGCCCGTTCAGCAACAATGAGCCAAATTCCAACCAGCACCGGTGCTGCTAAAGCGGTTGGATTGGTATTGCCCGAATTGAATGGCAAACTGGATGGATTTGCCATGCGGGTTCCGACCATCAATGTTTCTATTGTGGATTTAGTCTTTCAGGCATCCCGACCAACAACAATTGAAGAAGTAAACTCGATTATGTTAAAAGCTAGCCAGCAAATGCCTCGCATTTTGGGCTACAATGATAAACCTCTGGTATCAATCGATTTTAATCACAATCCGGCATCCTCCACTTTTGATGCCAGCCTGACTAATATCAAAAACGGAACGCTGGTTCAGGTGTTTTCATGGTATGACAATGAATGGGGCTTTTCCAACCGTATGATTGATACCGCATTAAAAATGATGTCGTTTTAA
- the argG gene encoding argininosuccinate synthase, which produces MKQKIVLAFSGGLDTTYCLYDLINKGYEVHSVFVNAGGISDEEITQIQQKALKIGATKHYSFDIQHDVWNGFVKPLVWSHARMNNEYPLLCSDRYMIVKKCLELCDELKTDLFAHGCTAMGNDQFRFDQTVKSLGDYTIIAPIRDLQEEVSAVRDYEIEKLNEAGIEIAQQHKNYSINENMLGVTISGGSIDQFQQPGEDSWHWLKSAKDWPKKPLTIKIGFEKGVAVSINGEKLDGVSIINYLNEELSEYGVGRHIYTGDVSIGLKGRIVFECPAIDALITAHQAIQDAVNSKFQNQFKDVIANRWAELVYYGYFHDPHKTDLESYLKSSQKFIDGEVTLYTEGATITAVAIDSDYIVKDDKSVYAQSCNWSPADAIGFIKLAGQASTLVNSVRRRNANAQSNS; this is translated from the coding sequence ATGAAACAGAAAATTGTTCTAGCCTTTTCAGGTGGACTTGACACAACCTATTGTCTTTATGATTTGATTAACAAAGGTTATGAAGTGCATTCAGTATTCGTCAATGCCGGTGGAATCAGTGACGAAGAAATTACTCAAATTCAACAAAAAGCCTTAAAAATAGGAGCAACCAAACACTACAGTTTCGACATTCAACATGATGTTTGGAATGGTTTTGTCAAACCATTAGTCTGGTCACATGCACGAATGAATAACGAATACCCTCTATTATGCTCCGACAGATACATGATTGTTAAGAAGTGCCTTGAGCTTTGCGATGAGCTGAAAACCGACTTATTTGCACATGGTTGTACAGCGATGGGTAATGACCAGTTTCGCTTTGATCAAACGGTTAAATCTTTGGGAGATTATACAATCATCGCTCCAATCAGGGATTTACAGGAAGAAGTCTCCGCTGTTCGGGATTATGAAATTGAAAAACTGAATGAAGCAGGTATTGAAATTGCTCAACAACATAAAAATTATTCAATCAATGAAAATATGCTGGGAGTAACAATTTCAGGAGGTTCAATTGATCAATTTCAGCAACCGGGTGAAGATTCATGGCATTGGCTTAAATCAGCTAAAGATTGGCCGAAGAAACCATTAACAATAAAAATCGGTTTCGAAAAAGGTGTCGCTGTCAGTATTAATGGCGAAAAACTGGATGGAGTTTCTATTATCAATTATCTCAATGAAGAGTTATCTGAATATGGTGTTGGCAGACACATTTATACCGGCGACGTCAGTATCGGACTGAAAGGAAGAATTGTGTTTGAATGTCCTGCAATTGATGCTTTAATAACCGCGCATCAAGCCATTCAGGATGCAGTGAATTCCAAATTTCAGAATCAGTTCAAAGACGTGATTGCTAACCGCTGGGCTGAACTGGTTTATTACGGATATTTTCATGATCCACACAAAACTGACCTCGAATCCTATCTAAAAAGCTCGCAGAAATTTATTGACGGCGAAGTGACTCTTTACACAGAAGGAGCAACAATTACAGCTGTAGCCATTGACTCTGATTATATTGTTAAAGATGACAAATCAGTTTATGCCCAATCCTGTAACTGGTCGCCGGCAGATGCTATCGGTTTTATCAAATTAGCAGGCCAGGCATCCACTTTGGTCAATTCGGTGAGAAGGAGAAATGCCAATGCTCAATCAAATTCTTGA